The Candidatus Obscuribacterales bacterium genome contains the following window.
AACATTCTGGCGCGATGAAATTGAGACAGCTCAGACTGTAGGCGTCTCTCCTGTATCCTGCTATGAAATTGCCTTGGCCCATCAAAAAAGACGGCTAATGTTGCCAACTCCCTTAGAAGATTGGTTATCACTAGCCCTTGCACCCTCTGGCATTGAGCTCATGCCGCTACAGGCTGAGGTGGCAATTCGGGCCGTAAATCTATCGCCCATGCATAAAGATCCTTTTGATCGACTCATTATTGCCACGGCGTTGGTCTACCAAGCCAATCTAGCCAGTATTGACACGCTATTTAAACACTATTCTGAACTGTCTGATGTGTTACTACCACAAACCCGCCAAGAAACTCCATAACGAATAGGTCAACATCATGCCAACCCTACCTCCCAATGTGCCGATGTTGCTGGATGGTCGTCCAGTGGAAAAAATTACCGCGTTTTTGTTTGCTAAAGGCGGCCACGATGACCCTCATGTATTGGTAGCGAATAAGAATAAGAGTTTCCAGGGCAGCATTGTATTGGGGATGGGTTTTACCTTTGATGACAGCAATCCTGACGCAACCTCGATTGAGGAAATGCACCGCCTGATTGAAAAAGATCCCCGCAATGCTGAGCGTATCTTTCCTTATATTGGTGGCGAGGAAGTGAACAGCAGTCCTACCCATGCCCATCATCGATATGTGATTAATTTTGGGGAGATGAGTGAGACAGAGGCTAGGCAGTGGAAAGATTTGATGGCAATTGTTGAGGAGAAGGTAAAGCCTGCGAGATTGGCTCAAAAACGCGAAATTCGTGCGCGATATTGGTGGCGATTTGGAGAAACAACACCTGCTTTGGTTAGAGCGATCGCTGAGTGCGATCGGGTTTTGGTTATCTCTCGAATTGGCAATGCGTTTGCTTTTACATTTTTGCCTAGTGGGGTAGTTTACAACGAAAAAATAGTTGTTTTCCCAATGAGTCACAGCGCCCCGTTTTGCATCTTGCAATCAAGAGTGCATGAAGCATGGACACGATTCTTCAGTTCTACGCTGAAAGACGACTTACAATACACCCCTTCAAAATGCTTTGAAACCTTCCCCTTTCCCGAAAACTGGGAAACCGACCCCACCCTAGAAGCGATCGGCAAAACCTACTATGACTACCGCGCCGACCTCATGGTGCGTAACAACCAGGGCCTCACCGACACCTACAACCGCTTCCACGACCCCGAAGAACGCGACCCCGACATCCTCCACCTCCGCCACCTGCACGAGCAGATGGATCGCGCCGTCCTCGCCGCCTACGGCTGGCCCGACATCGACACCACCTGCGGCTTCGCCCTCGACTACCTCGACACCGACGACGACCTCCCCCCGGTCGCTGCTGAGCGCATGGCCAGCGGTGACCTCTTCTTCCCCACCGCCGACGAAGCCGCCGCCTTTGATAGCCTAGTGCGCACCGGCAGACGTAAACTTCCCTGGCGCTACAAATGGCCCGAAGCCACCCACGACGAAGTGCTCGCCCGCCTCCTCGACCTCAACCAACAGCG
Protein-coding sequences here:
- a CDS encoding PIN domain-containing protein; its protein translation is MSQIVVLDTHIWFWFINREFDRFPTFWRDEIETAQTVGVSPVSCYEIALAHQKRRLMLPTPLEDWLSLALAPSGIELMPLQAEVAIRAVNLSPMHKDPFDRLIIATALVYQANLASIDTLFKHYSELSDVLLPQTRQETP
- a CDS encoding type IIL restriction-modification enzyme MmeI → MPTLPPNVPMLLDGRPVEKITAFLFAKGGHDDPHVLVANKNKSFQGSIVLGMGFTFDDSNPDATSIEEMHRLIEKDPRNAERIFPYIGGEEVNSSPTHAHHRYVINFGEMSETEARQWKDLMAIVEEKVKPARLAQKREIRARYWWRFGETTPALVRAIAECDRVLVISRIGNAFAFTFLPSGVVYNEKIVVFPMSHSAPFCILQSRVHEAWTRFFSSTLKDDLQYTPSKCFETFPFPENWETDPTLEAIGKTYYDYRADLMVRNNQGLTDTYNRFHDPEERDPDILHLRHLHEQMDRAVLAAYGWPDIDTTCGFALDYLDTDDDLPPVAAERMASGDLFFPTADEAAAFDSLVRTGRRKLPWRYKWPEATHDEVLARLLDLNQQRHLEEVRGHKAAEQKAEGKKPKRGKSKPDAPTIPGMEV